One genomic window of Arthrobacter caoxuetaonis includes the following:
- the mltG gene encoding endolytic transglycosylase MltG: MSHSYPGHRASGHESEPDPSAGTQGDGYVADGQDYGTADGYHQDTHQSDARWEDGGQDYGNHPEDQHDPGYEPAPVQHFFAEEPASRRSRRPSRDKQRRRRRRTLVMAVVLAVFAGVVFGLTVFLRDLLGMNETKDYPGPGEGTVSFVVHPGDGPLIIGNNLVSEDIVASSEKFVETFQQESDGREIQPGTYEMRYQMSSSGAVTALLGDGGTAVHYAAIDRDLRLNETFDRLTESTGIPLAEFEALAASPQDFGLPAEAVSLEGYLFPGEYRFPVDMTAAEIIEEMVANAFTALEESGVTDPAEQYDVLTKASIIQAEAGEADYATVAGAIENRLRGDNTETNGLIQSDATVTYGLNRKSYNLTPDEKADTSNPYNTYANPGLPVGPIGSPSVEAIDAAANPADVPYFYWVTVNLDSGETKFSSTLAEHAKYVAEYQEWCGTQKAGRCE; this comes from the coding sequence GTGAGTCACAGCTACCCCGGGCACCGTGCCTCCGGGCACGAATCGGAACCTGATCCGAGCGCCGGCACACAGGGCGACGGCTATGTTGCCGACGGCCAGGACTACGGCACTGCGGACGGATACCACCAGGACACCCACCAGAGTGATGCACGCTGGGAAGACGGCGGACAAGACTACGGGAATCACCCGGAGGACCAGCACGATCCCGGCTACGAGCCCGCGCCGGTCCAGCACTTCTTTGCCGAAGAGCCTGCCAGCCGCCGAAGCCGCCGTCCTTCGCGAGACAAACAGCGTCGGCGGCGGCGCCGCACACTGGTCATGGCGGTTGTGCTCGCTGTCTTCGCCGGTGTGGTGTTCGGCTTGACCGTGTTCCTGCGCGACCTGCTGGGGATGAACGAAACCAAGGACTACCCGGGCCCCGGCGAAGGAACGGTTTCCTTCGTGGTCCATCCGGGCGACGGCCCCCTGATTATTGGCAACAACCTGGTCAGCGAGGACATCGTGGCCTCGAGTGAAAAGTTCGTCGAGACCTTCCAGCAGGAATCGGACGGGCGCGAGATCCAGCCCGGTACGTACGAGATGCGCTACCAGATGTCCTCCTCCGGAGCAGTCACGGCCCTGCTTGGAGACGGCGGCACCGCTGTCCATTACGCGGCGATCGACCGGGATCTGCGGTTGAACGAAACCTTCGACAGACTGACCGAATCCACCGGCATCCCGCTGGCGGAGTTCGAGGCACTTGCCGCGTCCCCGCAGGACTTCGGACTTCCCGCCGAGGCCGTGAGCCTGGAAGGCTACCTTTTCCCGGGGGAGTACCGCTTCCCGGTCGACATGACCGCCGCGGAGATCATCGAGGAGATGGTGGCCAACGCATTCACTGCGCTGGAAGAATCGGGCGTCACGGATCCTGCCGAGCAGTACGACGTGCTCACCAAGGCCAGCATCATCCAGGCCGAAGCCGGCGAAGCGGATTACGCCACGGTGGCCGGAGCCATCGAGAACCGGCTGCGCGGCGACAACACGGAAACCAACGGCCTGATCCAGTCCGATGCCACAGTGACTTACGGCCTGAACCGGAAGAGCTACAACCTCACGCCGGATGAGAAGGCAGACACTTCCAATCCGTACAACACCTACGCGAACCCCGGGCTGCCGGTCGGACCCATCGGCTCACCGAGCGTCGAGGCCATTGACGCGGCGGCCAATCCGGCGGACGTGCCCTACTTCTACTGGGTGACGGTCAACCTGGACTCCGGCGAGACGAAGTTCTCCTCCACCCTCGCCGAACACGCCAAGTACGTTGCCGAGTACCAGGAATGGTGCGGCACCCAGAAAGCCGGAAGGTGCGAGTAA
- the ruvX gene encoding Holliday junction resolvase RuvX, whose protein sequence is MSAYPRGRKLGVDVGLARVGVASCDPDGVLATPVRTLKRDAKKNSDVRVLVREAAEQEAVQVFVGLPQSMRGTETASTQMAREYAKVLAEALGRAGLDVPVRLIDERLSTVSAHRSLREAGLETRNHRRVVDQVAAVGILQQAIDMQRSLGRDVGVPVITGRSEQLDAPAPNEEQTISEDIRPESDSAS, encoded by the coding sequence GTGTCAGCGTATCCGCGCGGAAGAAAGCTCGGCGTTGATGTTGGCCTGGCGCGCGTCGGGGTCGCTTCGTGCGATCCCGACGGCGTCCTGGCCACTCCGGTACGCACGTTGAAACGTGATGCCAAGAAGAACAGCGACGTCAGGGTGCTTGTCCGTGAGGCAGCCGAGCAGGAGGCCGTGCAGGTTTTCGTCGGACTTCCGCAGAGCATGCGGGGGACCGAAACCGCATCGACGCAGATGGCCCGGGAGTATGCGAAGGTCCTGGCTGAAGCACTCGGGCGTGCCGGCCTGGACGTCCCGGTCCGGCTGATCGACGAGCGGCTGAGCACAGTCAGCGCACACCGGTCCCTGAGAGAAGCTGGCTTGGAGACAAGGAATCACCGTAGAGTGGTAGACCAAGTGGCCGCTGTTGGGATATTGCAGCAGGCCATTGACATGCAGCGTTCCCTAGGACGCGATGTGGGGGTGCCCGTCATCACTGGCCGGAGTGAGCAGCTTGATGCTCCGGCCCCGAACGAGGAGCAAACAATTTCCGAGGACATCCGCCCCGAAAGCGACTCTGCGTCGTGA
- the aroB gene encoding 3-dehydroquinate synthase has translation MPAEPTVIQVTGDKPAENYDVVIGNGLLGRLQGMLGERVRRVLVIHPRALRTTGDTVRDELAEAGLTALTAEIPDAEEGKHIQVASFCWQVLGQNDFTRSDAIVAVGGGAVTDVAGFVAATWLRGIKVVHIPTSLLGMVDAAVGGKTGINTAEGKNLVGAFHPPAGVLVDLDALGTLPKNELLSGMAEVVKCGFIADPAILDLIESNLDAVADGSSDVVRELVERAVRVKADIVSGDLREAGRREFLNYGHTLGHSIELAERYQWRHGAAVSVGMVFAAELGRMVGRLDDATADRHKEILTSLGLPVTYRKDRWSALLDGMRRDKKSRGDLLRFVVLDGPGKPSILEVPDTSLLFAAYQEIASEPESGIRLSL, from the coding sequence ATGCCCGCAGAACCCACTGTCATCCAGGTGACGGGCGACAAGCCCGCCGAGAATTACGACGTCGTCATCGGCAACGGCCTGCTGGGCCGGCTGCAGGGGATGCTGGGGGAGCGCGTCCGCCGCGTCCTGGTCATTCACCCGCGCGCCCTGCGCACCACGGGGGACACCGTCCGGGACGAACTGGCAGAGGCAGGGCTTACGGCCCTGACCGCCGAAATTCCCGATGCCGAAGAGGGAAAGCACATCCAGGTTGCCTCCTTCTGCTGGCAGGTGCTCGGGCAGAACGATTTCACCCGCTCCGACGCGATTGTGGCCGTGGGCGGGGGCGCCGTCACCGATGTCGCCGGCTTCGTGGCAGCCACCTGGCTGCGCGGGATCAAGGTAGTGCATATCCCCACCAGCCTGCTCGGCATGGTTGATGCCGCCGTTGGCGGGAAGACCGGAATCAACACTGCCGAAGGCAAGAACCTCGTTGGCGCGTTCCATCCTCCGGCCGGCGTGCTGGTGGACCTCGATGCACTGGGGACCCTCCCGAAGAACGAACTGCTCTCCGGCATGGCCGAAGTGGTCAAGTGCGGCTTCATTGCCGATCCGGCCATCCTGGACCTGATCGAATCCAACCTGGACGCGGTCGCGGACGGAAGCTCCGACGTCGTCCGTGAACTGGTGGAGCGCGCGGTGCGGGTCAAGGCCGACATCGTCTCCGGTGACCTGCGCGAAGCCGGACGCCGGGAGTTCCTGAACTACGGCCACACCCTGGGCCACTCGATCGAACTGGCTGAGCGCTACCAGTGGCGCCACGGTGCGGCTGTTTCCGTCGGTATGGTCTTCGCGGCGGAACTTGGCCGGATGGTCGGACGGCTCGATGATGCCACGGCCGACCGGCACAAGGAGATCCTCACGTCCCTGGGCCTGCCCGTGACGTACCGGAAGGACCGCTGGAGCGCGCTGCTTGACGGCATGCGCCGGGACAAGAAGTCCCGCGGCGACCTGCTGCGTTTCGTGGTCCTCGACGGGCCGGGCAAACCGTCGATCCTGGAAGTGCCGGACACCTCGCTGCTGTTCGCCGCGTACCAGGAGATCGCCTCCGAGCCGGAGAGCGGCATCCGGCTCAGCCTGTAG
- the nusB gene encoding transcription antitermination factor NusB: MSARTKARTRALEVLFEAEQRSMSPLESLRSRREKTDQVINPYTMDLVEGVIAKQEQIDEFLGTYSQGWALDRMPAVDRIILRIGSWELLYNEEIPDKVAISEAVELAKALSTDESPAFVNGLLSRLHQLKDSLLA, encoded by the coding sequence GTGAGTGCACGCACCAAAGCAAGAACCAGGGCACTGGAAGTGCTCTTCGAAGCGGAACAGCGATCCATGTCTCCGCTTGAGTCCCTCCGTTCCCGCCGGGAAAAGACGGACCAGGTCATCAATCCCTACACCATGGACCTGGTGGAGGGTGTGATCGCCAAGCAGGAACAGATCGACGAGTTCCTGGGTACGTATTCCCAGGGCTGGGCGCTGGACCGGATGCCGGCAGTAGACCGCATCATCCTGCGCATCGGCAGCTGGGAACTGCTCTACAACGAGGAGATCCCGGACAAGGTCGCTATCAGCGAGGCTGTTGAACTGGCCAAGGCGCTCTCCACGGATGAGTCGCCCGCATTCGTCAACGGACTCCTGAGCAGGCTCCACCAGCTGAAGGACTCCCTGCTGGCCTAA
- the aroC gene encoding chorismate synthase has product MLRWLTAGESHGPALVGIIEGVPAGVEVSTPSIQEALARRRLGYGRGARMKFEQDQVRILGGVRHGLTQGGPIAIEVGNTEWPKWEQIMASDPVDPEVLADQARNAPLTRPRPGHADFTGMQKYGFDEARPVLERASARETAARVALGAVASAFLKELGIELVSHTVGIAAVNSPEGSTLPLPADVAALDADPMRCFDAAVSEAMVAEVDAAHKEGETLGGVVEVLAYGLPPGLGSYVHWDRRLDARLAGALMGIQAIKGVEVGDGFLTASRRGSAAHDEILQDEEGRVIRSGNRAGGIEGGMSIGEVLRVRAAMKPIATVPRALKTVDVSTGEPARAHHQRSDVCAVPAAGVVAEAMVALVLAEAVTEKFGGDSVAETARNLRTYLENIPASLASTGTGSGA; this is encoded by the coding sequence ATGTTGCGTTGGTTGACCGCCGGTGAGTCCCATGGGCCTGCACTGGTCGGAATTATTGAGGGCGTCCCCGCGGGCGTCGAAGTAAGCACCCCGTCGATCCAGGAAGCGCTGGCACGGCGCCGTCTTGGCTATGGCCGCGGCGCCCGGATGAAGTTCGAGCAGGACCAGGTGCGCATCCTGGGCGGTGTGCGCCACGGACTGACCCAGGGCGGCCCGATCGCCATTGAGGTGGGCAACACCGAGTGGCCCAAGTGGGAGCAGATCATGGCTTCCGATCCGGTGGATCCCGAGGTCCTCGCTGACCAGGCGCGCAACGCCCCGCTGACCCGGCCGCGTCCGGGGCACGCAGATTTCACCGGCATGCAGAAGTATGGTTTTGACGAAGCCCGGCCCGTGCTGGAACGCGCCAGCGCCCGCGAAACCGCCGCGCGGGTAGCGCTGGGTGCCGTCGCCTCGGCTTTCCTGAAGGAACTCGGCATTGAGCTGGTGAGCCACACGGTGGGCATTGCCGCAGTGAACTCGCCGGAGGGTTCTACCCTGCCGCTTCCTGCCGACGTCGCGGCGCTGGACGCTGATCCGATGCGCTGCTTTGACGCGGCCGTCTCCGAAGCGATGGTCGCGGAGGTCGACGCCGCGCATAAGGAAGGCGAGACCCTGGGCGGAGTCGTCGAAGTCCTCGCCTACGGCCTTCCGCCGGGACTGGGAAGCTACGTGCACTGGGACCGCCGGCTGGACGCCCGCCTGGCAGGTGCCCTGATGGGCATCCAGGCCATTAAGGGAGTGGAAGTCGGCGACGGTTTCCTGACTGCTTCGCGCCGGGGATCTGCCGCCCATGACGAAATCCTCCAGGATGAAGAGGGCCGGGTCATTCGTTCGGGTAACCGTGCAGGCGGCATCGAAGGCGGAATGAGCATCGGCGAGGTGCTGCGCGTGCGTGCGGCAATGAAACCGATTGCCACCGTGCCCCGGGCGCTGAAGACCGTGGACGTCAGCACCGGCGAACCGGCCCGCGCCCACCACCAGCGTTCGGATGTCTGCGCCGTACCCGCAGCCGGCGTCGTCGCCGAGGCCATGGTTGCCCTGGTCCTGGCTGAGGCCGTGACGGAAAAGTTCGGCGGCGATTCCGTGGCCGAAACCGCCCGGAACCTGCGCACTTACCTCGAGAACATCCCGGCCTCGCTCGCCTCGACCGGTACCGGCAGCGGTGCCTGA
- a CDS encoding shikimate kinase — translation MPEQQHLVLIGLMAAGKSVVGRQLAARLRLPYVDTDQLVVAEHGPIPEIFARHDESFFRRAEARAVAGALASPVRSVISLGGGAVLDSGTAKLLAQATVVFLDTDLATVLPRISRTAHRPLLAGDPAARWTALAEVRRPIYESLADIVIDSRGLSVAEVVERITAALAEGEH, via the coding sequence GTGCCTGAGCAGCAGCATCTGGTCCTGATCGGGTTGATGGCGGCCGGTAAATCCGTGGTCGGCCGCCAGCTCGCCGCCCGCCTCCGCCTGCCGTACGTCGACACGGACCAGCTGGTCGTCGCCGAACACGGACCGATCCCCGAGATCTTCGCCCGGCACGACGAGAGCTTTTTCCGCCGGGCTGAGGCACGCGCTGTTGCCGGTGCGCTGGCTTCCCCGGTCCGGTCCGTGATTTCCCTGGGCGGGGGAGCAGTGCTGGATTCCGGCACTGCCAAACTGCTGGCGCAGGCTACCGTTGTCTTCCTGGACACTGACCTGGCGACAGTCCTGCCCCGGATCTCCCGTACCGCGCACCGTCCGCTGCTGGCCGGGGACCCGGCCGCACGCTGGACCGCGCTGGCAGAGGTGCGCCGGCCCATCTACGAATCGCTGGCAGACATAGTTATAGACAGCAGGGGGCTTTCCGTCGCGGAAGTCGTGGAACGCATCACCGCAGCCCTGGCCGAAGGAGAGCACTAA
- a CDS encoding shikimate dehydrogenase, whose protein sequence is MSTRLRAAVLGHPIGHSRSPQLHRAAYQYLGFDCSYEAIDVEESAAAEFADAVRREPGWNGLSVTMPLKAVMAAAVDRLDPLAETLGVLNTVTFEATPEGSVLTGWNTDVAGLVNALRHAGAREAPRAVVLGAGGTACAAVAALAKLDSPAVDVYARNYRGSAPGVASVRDVGSRLGVTVNLHGWDEAAQACAGADVVICTLPPRGADAVADEFQALGAQCGGAVLLDAAYDPWPSRIASAWESAGGKIVPGLEMLLYQAVEQVRLFTGPAFRDEAAVINVMCDAVGLPPR, encoded by the coding sequence TTGTCCACCCGCCTAAGGGCAGCGGTCCTGGGGCATCCGATCGGGCACTCCCGCTCGCCCCAGCTTCACCGGGCCGCATACCAGTACCTCGGATTCGACTGCTCGTACGAGGCTATCGACGTCGAAGAATCGGCGGCGGCAGAGTTCGCTGACGCTGTCCGGCGGGAACCGGGCTGGAACGGCCTGTCCGTCACCATGCCGCTCAAGGCTGTTATGGCTGCTGCGGTAGACAGGCTTGATCCGTTGGCCGAGACGCTCGGCGTCCTCAACACCGTAACGTTCGAGGCCACTCCAGAGGGATCGGTCCTCACCGGGTGGAACACCGACGTCGCCGGGCTGGTTAACGCGCTGCGGCACGCCGGTGCCCGGGAGGCGCCCCGCGCAGTTGTGCTGGGCGCCGGGGGAACCGCCTGTGCAGCAGTCGCCGCGCTGGCCAAGCTGGACAGCCCTGCTGTGGACGTCTATGCCCGGAACTACCGGGGCAGTGCCCCGGGCGTCGCATCAGTCCGGGACGTGGGATCCCGGCTTGGCGTGACCGTCAACCTGCACGGCTGGGACGAAGCGGCACAGGCGTGTGCCGGTGCCGACGTCGTCATCTGCACACTGCCGCCCCGCGGTGCGGACGCAGTGGCGGACGAATTCCAGGCGCTCGGAGCGCAGTGCGGCGGAGCTGTCCTGCTGGACGCTGCGTACGACCCCTGGCCCAGCCGGATCGCCTCCGCCTGGGAGTCCGCAGGCGGGAAGATCGTGCCCGGCTTGGAAATGCTGCTTTACCAGGCGGTGGAACAGGTGCGCCTGTTCACCGGTCCGGCCTTTCGCGACGAGGCCGCCGTCATAAACGTGATGTGTGACGCAGTGGGGCTGCCTCCGCGCTGA
- the pyrR gene encoding bifunctional pyr operon transcriptional regulator/uracil phosphoribosyltransferase PyrR has translation MGPSDPPQAVMPARTVLASADIDRALTRIAHEILEANKGGTDLVLMGIPRRGYPLARRLAAKIAAADPSVDAAAITGQLDVTMFRDDLARQPTRPPHPTELPPSGIDGKVVVLVDDVLFSGRTIRAALDALIDLGRPRAVRLAVLVDRGHRELPIRADHVGKNLPTAAVETVRVRLAETDTPAVDEVVIEGTV, from the coding sequence ATGGGTCCCAGTGATCCGCCGCAGGCCGTTATGCCTGCCCGCACCGTTCTGGCTTCAGCTGATATTGACCGAGCATTAACCCGCATCGCCCACGAGATCCTCGAGGCCAACAAGGGCGGCACCGACCTGGTGCTGATGGGTATTCCCCGCCGCGGCTATCCGCTGGCCCGCCGCCTCGCCGCAAAAATCGCAGCCGCTGATCCCTCCGTGGATGCCGCTGCCATCACCGGGCAGCTCGACGTCACGATGTTCCGTGACGACCTGGCACGCCAGCCCACGCGTCCTCCGCACCCCACTGAACTGCCCCCCAGCGGCATCGACGGCAAAGTCGTCGTATTGGTTGACGACGTGCTCTTCTCCGGGCGGACCATCCGCGCGGCCCTGGATGCGCTGATCGACCTGGGACGGCCGCGCGCCGTCCGGCTGGCGGTCCTGGTGGACCGCGGGCACCGGGAACTGCCGATCCGGGCAGACCACGTAGGAAAGAACCTGCCCACCGCCGCCGTGGAAACGGTGCGCGTCCGGCTGGCCGAGACGGACACTCCGGCCGTGGACGAAGTAGTCATTGAAGGCACCGTATGA
- a CDS encoding PrsW family intramembrane metalloprotease: MHPGHPAAELPGFGMPRSARRGSAGVLNVLLLIAAAAVVAGVGMFLFAALGSEAFLLCGILALIPLGICLLGLHWIDRWEPEPRGALVFAFLWGAGVSVAITLLLGSMVNEVLMTLLPLTPADVVATVVQAPLVEEVAKGLGVLLLVFVRRSHFDGPLDGIVYAGVIGAGFAFIENILYFSAALLEAGSIGLQLGFVFVLRGLFSPFAHVLFTAAIGLALGIAVRKPGGGRIAAGFTAGLAAAVAGHMFWNGGMALVYDDFFLFYFLMQVPLFGLAVAGVAYLRKAEQRLTRERLSEYCAAGWFTPTEVQMLSTADGRRRAVGWSAQFGARGPMRAFIREATNLALTRQQLVNGRDPRRNAAREERLLEELTRTRESLLQAAVSRRE; encoded by the coding sequence GTGCACCCGGGACATCCGGCTGCTGAGCTGCCCGGCTTCGGCATGCCGCGGTCCGCCCGGCGCGGCAGCGCAGGAGTGCTCAACGTGCTGCTGCTCATTGCAGCGGCCGCCGTGGTGGCCGGCGTCGGAATGTTCCTGTTCGCAGCCCTGGGAAGCGAAGCCTTCCTGCTGTGCGGCATCCTGGCCCTCATCCCGCTGGGGATCTGCCTGCTGGGCCTGCACTGGATCGACCGCTGGGAGCCCGAACCACGCGGAGCACTGGTGTTCGCTTTCCTCTGGGGCGCAGGCGTTTCGGTGGCGATTACCCTGCTGCTGGGCAGCATGGTCAATGAGGTCCTCATGACGCTGCTCCCCCTGACGCCGGCGGACGTCGTCGCCACAGTGGTCCAGGCGCCCCTGGTGGAAGAAGTGGCCAAGGGGCTCGGGGTGCTGCTGCTTGTCTTTGTGCGCCGAAGCCACTTTGACGGCCCCCTGGACGGGATTGTCTACGCGGGAGTTATCGGAGCCGGCTTTGCCTTCATCGAAAACATCCTCTATTTCAGCGCCGCCCTGCTGGAGGCCGGCAGTATCGGGCTGCAGCTGGGATTCGTGTTTGTGCTGCGCGGTTTGTTCTCGCCTTTCGCCCACGTGCTTTTTACCGCTGCGATCGGCCTGGCCCTGGGAATCGCGGTCCGGAAGCCGGGTGGCGGACGGATAGCTGCGGGATTCACCGCCGGGCTTGCTGCCGCCGTGGCCGGCCACATGTTCTGGAACGGCGGCATGGCACTGGTCTATGACGATTTCTTCCTGTTCTACTTCCTGATGCAGGTCCCGCTCTTCGGCCTGGCCGTGGCAGGGGTTGCGTACCTCAGGAAGGCTGAGCAGCGCCTCACCAGGGAGCGGCTGAGTGAGTACTGTGCCGCCGGCTGGTTCACGCCGACGGAGGTCCAGATGCTCTCCACCGCGGACGGTCGCCGCCGGGCAGTGGGCTGGTCCGCCCAGTTCGGCGCCAGGGGACCCATGAGGGCGTTCATCCGGGAGGCGACCAATCTGGCACTGACCCGGCAACAGCTGGTCAACGGCCGGGACCCGAGGCGCAATGCGGCCCGCGAAGAACGGCTGCTGGAAGAACTGACCCGCACCCGCGAGTCACTTCTGCAGGCCGCCGTGTCCCGCCGGGAATAG
- the efp gene encoding elongation factor P has translation MATTNDIKNGTVLKLEGNLWSIIEFQHVKPGKGGAFVRTKMRNVRSGKVVDKTFNAGIKIETATVDRRDYQYLYKDGEDYVFMDTSDFDQLTVPGSIVGDYANFMLESMMVTIALHDGAPLYIELPASVVLEITYTEPGLQGDRSTGGTKPATVETGYEIQVPLFLESGTKVKVDTRTGDYLGRVNE, from the coding sequence GTGGCTACGACCAACGACATCAAGAACGGCACAGTGCTGAAGCTTGAAGGCAACCTGTGGAGCATCATCGAGTTCCAGCACGTAAAGCCGGGCAAGGGTGGTGCGTTTGTCCGTACCAAGATGCGCAACGTGCGTTCTGGCAAGGTCGTCGACAAGACGTTCAACGCCGGCATCAAGATCGAGACTGCCACGGTTGACCGCCGCGACTACCAGTACCTGTACAAGGACGGCGAAGACTACGTGTTCATGGACACGTCCGACTTCGACCAGCTCACCGTCCCCGGCTCGATCGTGGGCGACTACGCCAACTTCATGCTCGAGTCCATGATGGTGACCATCGCCCTCCACGACGGTGCTCCGCTCTACATCGAGCTTCCGGCATCCGTCGTCCTCGAAATCACGTACACCGAGCCGGGCCTGCAGGGCGACCGCTCGACCGGCGGCACCAAGCCCGCCACCGTTGAGACCGGGTACGAGATCCAGGTCCCGCTGTTCCTGGAATCCGGAACCAAGGTCAAGGTCGACACCCGCACCGGCGACTACCTGGGACGCGTTAACGAGTGA